From the genome of Bacteroides sp. MSB163, one region includes:
- a CDS encoding 5'-nucleotidase C-terminal domain-containing protein, producing the protein MKRITLKFISGVLLAVVFLLSSCNSVYKVTRSGGTMVAIDSTWDVNPDAEAVALLAPYKAKVDSIMYRVVGTAEMSMDKGAPESLLSNLVADVLRDAAAQVLGKSADMGLINMGGLRNVLTEGPITTENIYEILPFENSLCVLTMKGVYLKELFNNIAVRHGEGVSGVQLLITKDGKLLQGTVGGRPIEDDQLYTIATIDYLADGNDGMTALPQAEKRECPDGATLRGLFMDYVERQTAAGKKITSRLEGRVTVKDE; encoded by the coding sequence ATGAAAAGAATAACTTTGAAATTTATTTCCGGAGTGCTTTTGGCGGTTGTATTTCTGCTAAGCTCTTGTAACTCTGTATATAAGGTGACGAGGTCAGGAGGGACAATGGTAGCGATTGATTCTACTTGGGATGTGAACCCGGATGCTGAAGCAGTGGCACTGCTTGCTCCTTATAAGGCAAAAGTTGACAGTATCATGTATCGCGTGGTAGGTACTGCCGAAATGAGTATGGATAAAGGCGCTCCGGAGAGCTTGCTTTCCAATCTGGTAGCGGATGTATTGCGTGATGCTGCCGCACAAGTGCTGGGCAAGTCTGCCGATATGGGGCTGATAAATATGGGTGGTTTGCGGAATGTGCTGACAGAAGGCCCTATCACTACCGAAAATATCTATGAGATATTACCTTTCGAAAATTCCCTTTGTGTATTGACTATGAAGGGAGTCTATCTGAAAGAACTGTTTAATAATATTGCCGTGCGTCATGGCGAAGGTGTCAGTGGAGTACAACTTCTGATTACAAAAGACGGGAAACTGTTGCAGGGTACGGTTGGCGGGCGTCCGATAGAAGACGATCAACTTTATACAATTGCTACAATCGACTATCTGGCTGACGGAAACGACGGGATGACTGCCTTGCCCCAGGCTGAGAAACGGGAATGTCCGGACGGAGCTACTTTGCGCGGCCTGTTCATGGACTATGTGGAACGTCAAACTGCTGCCGGAAAGAAGATCACTTCGCGTCTGGAAGGTAGAGTAACTGTGAAAGATGAGTAA
- a CDS encoding GNAT family N-acetyltransferase has product METSVATDQEWHIIRYSAGDKERWDRFVRRSKNGTFLMQRDYMDYHADRFRDCSLLIFCNRKLTALLPGNLSGSCFYSHQGLTYGGMLLSPSITLQQVENVFRAALDYLHTECRVQSIVYRAIPHIYHRYPAEEDLYALTRLGATLVARSISSVIPLDDRLPFRTLRRRQLKKALASSLTIAEDEDFASFWPILEENLHERYGVSPVHSLEEITRLHSNFPRQISLFRVCDGAETLGGCIVYETDEVAHVQYIAASPRGKKCGALDLLFHQLIYDRYARKRYFDFGISTEHGGQMLNEGLLFQKEGFGARAIMYDVYELRL; this is encoded by the coding sequence ATGGAAACAAGTGTGGCAACTGATCAGGAATGGCATATAATCCGCTATTCGGCAGGAGATAAAGAGCGCTGGGACCGCTTTGTACGCCGTTCCAAAAACGGTACGTTCCTCATGCAGCGTGACTATATGGATTATCATGCCGACCGTTTCCGGGACTGTTCCCTGCTGATCTTCTGTAACCGGAAGTTAACAGCCTTGCTTCCCGGTAATCTTTCCGGCAGTTGTTTCTATTCTCATCAGGGACTGACGTATGGCGGAATGCTCCTTTCTCCTTCCATCACCCTGCAACAAGTGGAAAACGTATTCCGTGCCGCACTCGACTATCTGCATACGGAATGCCGTGTACAGTCGATAGTCTATCGTGCTATCCCACATATCTATCACCGTTATCCTGCAGAAGAAGACCTTTACGCCCTCACCCGGCTGGGTGCAACCCTTGTGGCACGGAGCATCTCATCCGTCATTCCACTGGACGACCGCCTACCTTTCCGTACTCTCCGCCGTCGCCAACTGAAGAAAGCTCTGGCATCCTCACTGACGATTGCAGAAGATGAAGACTTTGCTTCTTTCTGGCCGATACTGGAAGAAAACCTGCACGAACGATACGGTGTCTCTCCCGTACATTCGCTGGAGGAGATTACCCGCCTGCACAGCAACTTCCCCCGCCAGATCTCCCTCTTCCGTGTATGCGACGGAGCCGAAACGTTGGGTGGATGCATTGTGTATGAGACTGACGAGGTAGCCCACGTGCAATACATCGCAGCTTCCCCACGCGGAAAGAAATGCGGTGCGCTCGACCTGCTTTTCCACCAATTAATATACGACCGTTATGCGCGGAAGCGATACTTCGACTTTGGCATATCTACCGAACACGGCGGACAAATGTTGAACGAGGGATTACTCTTCCAAAAAGAAGGTTTCGGTGCAAGAGCAATTATGTATGACGTTTACGAATTACGCTTATGA
- a CDS encoding DegT/DnrJ/EryC1/StrS family aminotransferase has protein sequence MIKYLDLQKINASFEPGLSDALLRVSHSGWYLHGEATARFEEEFAAYCGTAYCVGTGNGLDALTLIFLAYRELGVMNAGDEVIVPANTYIATLLSILRADLKPMLCEPSFETCNIDADYAETLITPRTCAILPVHLYGRLANMKEICKLANRYGLKVIEDAAQAHGAVWNKGLPGKENQPLRAGNLGDAAAFSFYPAKNLGALGDGGAITTHDARLAATVRSIANYGSTEKYVHRYQGINSRLDELQAAVLSVKLPRLDQDNARRREIAQLYKEGIDWQRLELQSTVHTNDINEANVFHIFPVFSPRRDEWQRYLNSHGICTQIHYPIPPHRQEALKKEYGMQQLPITERIHNEELSLPISPLLTNEDIERIIDCANTFI, from the coding sequence ATGATAAAGTATTTAGACCTGCAAAAGATCAATGCCTCCTTCGAACCCGGACTGTCGGATGCTCTGTTGCGTGTTTCCCATTCCGGATGGTATCTGCACGGGGAAGCTACAGCCCGTTTTGAAGAGGAGTTTGCAGCTTATTGCGGCACAGCGTATTGTGTTGGCACTGGAAATGGTCTGGATGCTCTTACTTTGATATTTCTGGCTTACCGGGAATTGGGAGTGATGAATGCAGGAGATGAAGTTATTGTTCCTGCCAATACATACATTGCCACCCTGCTTTCCATTCTTCGTGCCGATCTGAAACCAATGCTTTGTGAACCTTCTTTCGAAACATGCAATATAGATGCCGACTATGCCGAAACACTGATTACTCCCCGCACGTGTGCCATACTGCCCGTCCACCTGTATGGACGTTTAGCTAACATGAAAGAGATATGTAAGTTAGCCAACCGCTACGGACTGAAAGTCATAGAAGACGCTGCACAAGCACATGGAGCTGTCTGGAACAAAGGTTTACCGGGGAAAGAAAATCAGCCTCTGCGTGCCGGTAATCTGGGAGATGCCGCTGCTTTCAGTTTTTATCCTGCCAAGAATTTAGGGGCATTAGGGGATGGCGGCGCTATAACCACTCACGATGCAAGACTTGCCGCCACAGTGCGTTCCATTGCCAATTATGGCTCCACGGAGAAATATGTCCATCGGTATCAAGGAATAAACAGCCGTCTGGACGAGTTGCAGGCGGCAGTCCTTTCCGTGAAGCTCCCTCGTTTGGATCAGGATAATGCCCGTAGAAGGGAAATAGCGCAATTATATAAAGAAGGGATTGACTGGCAGCGTCTGGAATTACAGAGTACTGTCCATACGAATGATATCAATGAAGCCAATGTTTTTCATATCTTCCCCGTCTTTTCTCCCCGCAGGGATGAATGGCAACGTTATCTCAACAGTCATGGCATTTGTACTCAAATTCATTACCCCATCCCTCCCCATCGCCAGGAAGCGTTGAAAAAAGAATATGGAATGCAACAACTCCCCATTACGGAACGCATCCATAATGAGGAGTTAAGCCTCCCTATATCTCCATTACTGACGAATGAAGATATAGAGCGGATCATTGACTGTGCAAACACCTTTATTTAG
- a CDS encoding endo-1,4-beta-xylanase, producing the protein MKKVKSTLSVGKRVILLSLCMTMFSVAGFSQGAKGKKVKGAPVFLQAVYQGNDQVYNENPLQAGEFYNPILQGCYPDPSITRKGDDYFLVCSSFAMFPGVPIFHSKDLVNWTQIGHVLDRTSQLKVHDTGISAGVYAPAIKYNPNNDTFYMITTQFAGGFGNIVVKSKDPFKGWSDPIKLNFDGIDPSIFFDDNGKAYVVHNDGPKRGEELYNGHRVIKIWEYDVENDQVIPGSDQVIVNGGVDLSKKPIWIEAPHIYKKNGRYYLMCAEGGTGDWHSEVIFVSDSPKGPFIPAPNNPILSQRYLNQKRKNMVDWAGHADLVEGPDGKYYGVFLAIRPNEKGRVNIGRETFILPVDWSGEFPVFENGLIPMEPKLKTPKGVENKTGKDGYFPNGNFTFTENFTSPQLDYRWIGLRGPREEFISVLKDGGLQIIPFPVNIKEVKPTSTLFYRQQHNNFSFTTTLQYAPKTEKDLAGITCVQSEKFNYVFGLTKKDKDFYMVLERTARGKSGLVASAKVDVKNPIQLRVKGEGDGYGFYYSTDGTNFVQLGNTVPGDILSTNVAGGFTGCLIGLYATSANDIVVNNLKDAYADYFTVGCAINMANLNSPQQVALITSNFNSITAENDMKPQPTEPVEGQWNWENADKIANFARANKIGLRGHCLVWHAQTPDWMFHDEKGNLVSKEVLFERMRKHIHTIVNRYKDVVYAWDVVNEAMTDDPKAEVPYRQSLYYKIAGDEFIKKAFEYAHEADPKALLFYNDYNETNPAKRDRIYNMVKSMKAEGIPISGIGMQGHYNTLSPTEDEFRKAIELYSQVVDNIHITELDVRINTREQGGQLSVNQDNRTLELTPEADAAQVAQYDMLFRVLREYKNVVSNVTFWNVYDGDSWLDRRRGNRQRNYPLLFDENLLPKSSYYKVMSF; encoded by the coding sequence ATGAAAAAGGTGAAATCGACGCTTTCCGTGGGTAAGCGCGTCATTTTGTTGTCACTTTGTATGACAATGTTTTCAGTGGCAGGTTTTAGCCAAGGGGCTAAAGGTAAAAAGGTGAAGGGTGCTCCGGTATTTTTGCAGGCGGTTTATCAGGGGAATGATCAGGTGTACAACGAGAATCCGTTGCAGGCCGGTGAGTTTTATAATCCCATTTTGCAAGGTTGTTACCCCGATCCGTCCATAACCCGCAAAGGGGATGACTATTTCCTGGTGTGTTCATCATTCGCCATGTTCCCCGGTGTGCCTATCTTCCATTCAAAGGATTTAGTGAACTGGACGCAGATAGGCCATGTGCTGGACCGTACTTCACAGCTGAAAGTACATGATACGGGTATCAGTGCCGGTGTGTATGCTCCCGCCATCAAGTATAACCCCAATAATGATACTTTCTATATGATCACCACTCAGTTTGCAGGGGGATTCGGGAATATCGTTGTAAAGTCAAAAGATCCTTTCAAAGGATGGAGTGATCCTATCAAGTTGAATTTTGACGGTATCGACCCCTCTATCTTTTTTGATGATAATGGCAAGGCGTATGTGGTTCATAACGATGGACCGAAGCGTGGTGAAGAACTCTATAACGGACACCGTGTGATTAAAATCTGGGAGTATGATGTGGAAAACGATCAGGTGATTCCCGGTTCGGATCAGGTAATTGTGAATGGTGGTGTGGATTTATCCAAGAAACCTATCTGGATTGAAGCTCCGCATATCTATAAGAAGAACGGACGTTACTATCTGATGTGTGCCGAAGGCGGTACCGGCGACTGGCATAGTGAAGTAATCTTTGTGAGCGACAGCCCGAAAGGACCCTTTATTCCTGCTCCCAATAATCCTATCCTGAGCCAGAGATACTTGAATCAGAAGCGGAAGAATATGGTGGACTGGGCCGGACATGCCGATTTAGTGGAAGGTCCTGACGGCAAATATTATGGTGTATTCCTGGCTATTCGTCCGAATGAGAAGGGCAGAGTGAACATTGGCCGTGAAACGTTTATCCTGCCGGTTGACTGGTCGGGAGAATTCCCTGTCTTTGAAAACGGATTGATCCCGATGGAGCCGAAGTTGAAAACACCTAAAGGAGTGGAGAATAAAACCGGAAAAGACGGTTACTTCCCCAATGGCAATTTTACGTTCACTGAAAACTTCACATCTCCGCAACTGGATTACCGCTGGATTGGTCTGAGAGGTCCTCGTGAAGAGTTCATCTCAGTACTGAAAGACGGAGGATTGCAGATTATTCCTTTCCCGGTGAACATAAAAGAGGTGAAGCCTACTTCAACCCTCTTCTACAGACAGCAACATAATAACTTCTCGTTTACTACCACATTGCAGTATGCTCCGAAGACAGAGAAAGATCTGGCAGGCATCACTTGCGTGCAGAGTGAGAAATTCAATTATGTCTTTGGCTTGACAAAGAAGGATAAAGATTTCTATATGGTGCTGGAGAGAACGGCAAGAGGTAAATCCGGACTTGTTGCAAGTGCAAAAGTAGATGTGAAGAATCCCATTCAACTGCGGGTAAAGGGTGAAGGAGATGGCTATGGCTTTTATTATTCAACGGATGGAACCAACTTCGTACAGCTGGGAAATACCGTGCCCGGTGATATTCTTTCAACGAACGTGGCAGGCGGTTTCACCGGCTGTCTGATAGGTTTGTATGCTACTTCTGCGAACGATATTGTGGTGAACAACCTGAAAGATGCGTATGCTGATTATTTCACTGTGGGCTGTGCCATAAATATGGCAAATCTGAATTCACCTCAACAGGTGGCACTGATAACTTCCAACTTTAACAGTATCACTGCCGAGAACGATATGAAACCTCAGCCTACAGAGCCTGTAGAAGGACAGTGGAACTGGGAGAACGCTGATAAGATAGCCAACTTTGCCCGTGCCAATAAAATAGGGCTTCGCGGTCATTGCCTTGTCTGGCATGCCCAGACTCCGGACTGGATGTTCCATGATGAAAAGGGAAATTTGGTTTCTAAAGAGGTACTGTTTGAGAGAATGAGGAAGCATATTCATACGATTGTAAATAGATATAAGGATGTTGTCTATGCTTGGGACGTAGTGAACGAAGCAATGACGGATGATCCGAAAGCGGAAGTGCCTTATCGTCAGTCTCTTTATTATAAGATTGCAGGGGATGAGTTCATAAAGAAGGCTTTTGAATATGCTCATGAGGCAGATCCCAAAGCATTGCTTTTCTACAATGATTATAATGAGACCAACCCGGCGAAGCGTGACCGCATTTATAATATGGTTAAAAGCATGAAGGCTGAGGGAATACCCATCTCCGGAATCGGAATGCAGGGACATTATAATACCCTTTCTCCTACGGAGGATGAGTTCAGAAAGGCTATCGAGCTTTATTCGCAGGTGGTTGATAATATCCATATCACTGAACTGGACGTTCGTATAAATACGAGAGAGCAGGGAGGACAGTTGAGTGTGAATCAGGATAACAGGACGTTGGAATTGACTCCTGAAGCAGATGCGGCACAGGTAGCCCAGTATGATATGCTGTTCCGGGTGCTGCGCGAATATAAGAATGTGGTTAGCAATGTTACTTTCTGGAATGTATATGATGGTGATTCATGGCTGGATCGCCGTCGTGGTAACCGTCAGCGTAACTATCCGCTTCTGTTTGACGAAAACTTACTGCCGAAATCTTCGTATTATAAAGTGATGAGTTTCTAA
- a CDS encoding glycoside hydrolase 43 family protein has product MRKHFCLFLLASIFYSYATLAQNASAKNPVIHADVPDMSMIRVGDTYYMSSTTMHMAPGVPIMKSKDLVNWELVSYCYDILADVDALNLNNGKNAYGSGTWASCIRYHNNMFYVSTFSSTTGKTYIYTTKDIEKGSWKAISFNPSYHDHTVFFDDDGRIYIIWGGGKLHIAELKSDLSGIKEGTERIFIENASAPSGDNVGLPAEGSQLFKVNGKYYLFNITWPKGGMRTVVIHRADNINGPWEGRVALQDKGVAQGGLIDTPDGRWFAYLFRDNGSVGRIPYLVPVKWEDGWPVLGINGKVPETLDLPASKGLIPGIVASDEFTRKKKDEALPLVWQWNHNPDNSLWSVSERKGYLRLKTGRIDTDFLSARNTLTQRTIGPVCSGTTSIDVSDMKEGDFAGLALLQKKYGLVGVKYENGVKKIVMVSAQTDKPEEVESLPLNQNTVFLKAECDFTDRKDIADFYYSLDGKKWTKIGSRLKMAYTLPHFMGYRFGLFNYATKTPGGYVDFDYFRISDSK; this is encoded by the coding sequence ATGCGAAAACATTTTTGTCTTTTTCTGCTGGCATCTATTTTCTACAGTTATGCGACTCTTGCGCAAAACGCTTCTGCTAAAAATCCGGTGATTCATGCCGATGTACCCGATATGTCAATGATCCGGGTGGGAGATACTTATTACATGAGTAGTACTACCATGCACATGGCTCCGGGAGTGCCCATTATGAAATCTAAGGATCTTGTGAACTGGGAGTTGGTGAGTTATTGTTACGATATACTGGCCGATGTGGATGCACTGAACTTGAATAATGGTAAGAATGCTTATGGCAGTGGTACGTGGGCAAGCTGCATTCGTTATCATAATAATATGTTTTATGTGTCGACGTTCTCCAGTACTACCGGGAAGACCTATATATATACTACGAAAGATATAGAGAAAGGTTCTTGGAAAGCTATTTCTTTTAATCCTTCCTATCATGATCATACTGTTTTCTTTGACGATGATGGTCGTATTTATATCATCTGGGGAGGTGGCAAACTGCATATAGCGGAACTGAAATCCGATTTATCCGGGATCAAAGAAGGTACCGAACGTATCTTTATAGAGAATGCCAGTGCTCCGTCAGGAGATAATGTCGGATTACCTGCCGAGGGTTCACAGTTATTTAAAGTAAATGGGAAGTATTATTTATTTAATATTACTTGGCCGAAAGGAGGAATGCGTACAGTGGTTATTCACCGCGCTGATAATATAAATGGCCCTTGGGAAGGTAGAGTAGCTTTGCAGGATAAAGGTGTTGCCCAAGGCGGCTTGATAGATACGCCTGATGGCAGATGGTTTGCTTATCTTTTCCGTGATAATGGTTCTGTAGGCCGTATCCCTTACCTTGTTCCGGTGAAATGGGAAGATGGCTGGCCGGTTCTCGGAATAAATGGAAAGGTTCCGGAAACATTAGATCTGCCGGCAAGTAAGGGCCTGATACCGGGTATTGTTGCCTCGGATGAGTTTACACGGAAGAAGAAAGATGAGGCTTTGCCGCTGGTTTGGCAGTGGAATCACAATCCGGATAATTCTCTCTGGTCAGTTAGTGAACGGAAGGGATATCTGCGACTCAAAACCGGACGGATAGATACTGATTTCCTGTCAGCAAGAAACACGTTGACACAGCGGACGATTGGTCCGGTATGTTCAGGAACTACTTCTATAGATGTGTCTGATATGAAAGAAGGTGATTTTGCAGGGCTTGCACTTCTTCAGAAGAAATATGGATTGGTAGGTGTGAAATATGAAAACGGGGTAAAGAAGATTGTAATGGTAAGTGCGCAGACTGACAAACCGGAAGAGGTGGAAAGTCTGCCACTGAACCAGAATACAGTATTCCTGAAAGCCGAATGTGACTTCACGGATAGGAAAGATATAGCGGATTTCTACTATAGCCTGGATGGCAAGAAGTGGACAAAAATAGGAAGCCGGCTCAAGATGGCTTATACTCTCCCGCATTTTATGGGATACCGTTTCGGACTATTCAATTATGCTACCAAGACTCCCGGAGGGTATGTGGACTTTGATTATTTCCGTATAAGTGACAGTAAATGA
- a CDS encoding glycosyltransferase family 1 protein, which produces MKILLLGEFSGLHWNLAEGLRALGHDVCVASDGCGWRNYPRDIALDRPTDSLRDGICCLFRILRHLPGFRGYDVVQIISPYFLRLRSERTLPVYRYLQRHNGKVFLGAFGTDYYYIRTCMETSTFHYSDFKIGDRYRDTAFNQITLQDWYYGGAARATRAIAETCNGIIACLWEYYASYQPCFSDKTTFIPLPIDLREVTSRVRGVPEKLNFFIGIQSARSNLKGTDVMLPVLQEVRRKYPELCRITEVHDVPYARYQQLMDDADVQLDQLYSYTPSMNSLLAMAKGVTVVGGGEPENYEILNETELRPIINVLPDEQDIYQKLEDIVLHKERIPELSKQSIEYVAKYHDHVKVARQYLDFWEKH; this is translated from the coding sequence ATGAAGATATTGTTACTTGGAGAGTTTAGCGGGCTGCATTGGAATCTTGCGGAAGGGCTTCGGGCATTGGGGCACGATGTCTGTGTTGCTTCCGATGGTTGTGGTTGGAGGAACTATCCGCGTGATATAGCTCTTGACCGGCCGACGGATAGTTTGCGTGATGGTATCTGTTGCCTTTTCCGTATATTGCGTCATTTGCCGGGTTTTCGGGGATATGATGTTGTGCAGATTATCAGTCCTTATTTTTTGCGTTTACGCAGTGAACGTACTTTGCCTGTTTACCGTTATTTGCAACGGCACAATGGCAAGGTCTTTTTGGGAGCTTTCGGGACCGACTATTATTATATTCGTACTTGTATGGAAACAAGTACTTTTCACTATTCGGATTTTAAGATCGGAGACCGGTATCGTGATACGGCTTTTAATCAGATTACTCTTCAGGATTGGTATTATGGTGGGGCAGCTCGTGCTACTCGGGCTATAGCCGAAACTTGTAATGGCATTATTGCCTGTTTGTGGGAGTATTACGCTTCCTATCAACCTTGCTTCTCAGATAAGACAACTTTCATTCCTTTACCTATCGATTTGCGTGAGGTAACGTCCCGTGTTCGCGGTGTACCGGAGAAACTGAATTTCTTCATCGGCATTCAGTCTGCCCGCAGTAATTTGAAGGGGACTGATGTTATGCTGCCCGTTCTGCAAGAAGTGCGGCGCAAGTATCCTGAGCTTTGCCGCATCACTGAAGTGCATGATGTGCCTTATGCCCGCTATCAACAGTTGATGGATGATGCTGATGTCCAGTTAGATCAGTTGTATTCGTATACTCCTTCCATGAATTCACTATTGGCTATGGCAAAAGGAGTAACGGTAGTGGGAGGCGGTGAGCCGGAGAACTATGAGATATTGAATGAAACAGAACTTCGTCCCATTATCAATGTTCTGCCCGACGAGCAAGATATTTATCAAAAATTGGAAGATATAGTCCTTCATAAAGAGCGTATTCCGGAATTATCGAAGCAAAGCATTGAATATGTAGCCAAGTATCACGATCATGTGAAGGTGGCTCGCCAATATCTGGACTTCTGGGAAAAACATTAA
- a CDS encoding glycosyltransferase family 2 protein, whose amino-acid sequence MAARLGEDFLYICHMTPFISIIIPFYGTADPVLLQRCITSIREQGMEEGSYEIIVADDGSQTTGGARNSGMQQAHGEYLFFVDADDILVPNTLLSCLSLLKLYSPDILRFGFKEFTCTSSLEKQNPTNQLPSYVEYSSGAHFMALNNFTGVVWAHFFRRSLLETSSLYFSKTSLFEDEEFVAKAYFFARKMLVTSYKVYGYYCSSSSLTRMIAEDECRRRVFDFKEMLFRLKAFRLACQSDASVERLEALNRRIHFLVIDYIRQMWRNKCSINEMNRQLAILKREGLVPLPYKKYSWKYRLVCPVINVYIRFVI is encoded by the coding sequence TTGGCTGCGAGGCTGGGGGAGGATTTTCTGTATATTTGCCACATGACTCCTTTTATCAGTATAATTATTCCTTTTTATGGTACGGCAGACCCGGTATTGCTGCAACGCTGTATTACTTCTATCCGTGAACAGGGGATGGAAGAGGGGAGTTATGAAATCATTGTGGCGGACGATGGGAGTCAGACTACGGGGGGAGCACGTAATAGTGGAATGCAACAAGCGCATGGTGAATATCTTTTTTTTGTAGATGCTGATGATATTTTAGTACCGAATACACTTCTTTCTTGTTTATCTTTGTTGAAACTATACTCTCCTGATATTCTGAGGTTTGGTTTTAAGGAGTTTACTTGTACCTCTTCGTTGGAGAAGCAGAATCCGACCAATCAACTGCCGTCTTATGTAGAATACTCATCCGGTGCCCACTTCATGGCATTAAATAATTTTACGGGAGTTGTTTGGGCGCATTTCTTCCGTCGAAGTTTATTGGAGACGTCTTCTCTTTATTTCAGTAAGACGAGCCTTTTTGAAGATGAAGAGTTTGTTGCCAAAGCTTACTTCTTCGCCCGAAAAATGTTGGTGACTTCTTATAAAGTGTATGGTTATTACTGTTCATCTTCTTCTTTAACGAGAATGATTGCTGAAGATGAATGTCGGAGGAGGGTATTTGATTTTAAAGAAATGCTTTTTCGGTTGAAAGCGTTTAGGCTGGCCTGTCAGTCTGACGCCTCTGTCGAGCGTTTGGAGGCATTGAATAGACGAATCCATTTTCTTGTTATCGACTATATCCGTCAGATGTGGCGGAATAAATGTAGTATAAATGAGATGAACCGGCAATTAGCTATCTTGAAACGAGAGGGATTAGTACCTTTGCCCTATAAAAAGTATTCTTGGAAGTATCGTTTGGTTTGTCCTGTCATTAATGTTTATATTCGTTTTGTTATATGA
- a CDS encoding TolC family protein, whose translation MKKNLIIGCMAVFAVSVQAQEGWTLRQCIDYAIEHNISIRQSANTVEQSAVSVNTAKWARLPNLNGSAGQSWNWGRTQTAVKDKDTGDYSTVYVNTSSNSTDMSLSTNIPIFTGLEIPNQYALAKLNLKAAMADLEKAKEDISINIASAYLQVLFNQELHTVALGQVKLSKEQFARISRLAELGKASPAEVAEAKARVAQDEMSAVQADNNYQLALLDLSQLIELETPEGFTLSAPAVTLDLIPLTPPDEVYQTALTNKASVKAAQYRLAGAKHSIRIAQSDFYPQLSLGGSLGTRYYSTIDRNFSQQLRDNFSKYVGFSLSVPLFNRFATRNRVRTARLQQENYSLQLDNTKKVLYKEIQQAWYTALASESKYTSSSTAANASMESFKLMSEKYDNGKANAVEYNEAKQNLMKAQSDELQAKYEYLFRTKILDFYKGIPIE comes from the coding sequence ATGAAGAAGAACTTAATAATAGGATGTATGGCTGTCTTTGCTGTCTCGGTGCAGGCACAGGAGGGCTGGACATTACGCCAATGCATCGACTATGCTATAGAACATAATATCAGTATCCGTCAGAGTGCTAATACAGTGGAACAAAGTGCCGTGAGTGTGAATACTGCCAAATGGGCGCGACTCCCGAACCTGAACGGTAGTGCAGGGCAAAGTTGGAACTGGGGACGTACGCAGACGGCCGTAAAAGATAAAGATACAGGTGATTATTCTACTGTTTATGTGAATACGAGCAGCAATAGTACCGATATGTCCTTATCGACTAATATACCTATATTTACAGGGTTGGAGATTCCCAACCAATACGCATTGGCTAAATTGAATCTTAAAGCGGCTATGGCCGACTTGGAGAAGGCGAAAGAAGATATTTCCATTAATATAGCTTCTGCTTATTTACAGGTGCTGTTTAATCAGGAGTTGCATACGGTTGCTCTTGGGCAAGTGAAACTGAGTAAAGAGCAGTTTGCTCGCATTTCCCGCCTTGCAGAGTTGGGCAAAGCGTCTCCTGCGGAAGTTGCTGAGGCCAAGGCCCGTGTGGCTCAGGATGAGATGAGTGCTGTGCAGGCTGATAACAACTACCAACTTGCTCTATTGGATCTTAGTCAGCTCATAGAACTGGAAACTCCGGAAGGATTTACATTATCAGCTCCGGCTGTAACGCTGGATTTGATTCCTCTGACTCCTCCGGATGAGGTTTATCAAACGGCTTTAACGAATAAGGCTTCTGTAAAGGCAGCGCAATATCGTTTGGCGGGTGCCAAGCATAGCATTCGTATTGCCCAGAGTGATTTTTATCCCCAATTGAGTCTTGGTGGTAGTCTTGGAACAAGATATTATTCTACTATTGACCGTAATTTCAGTCAGCAGTTGCGGGATAATTTCAGTAAGTATGTAGGGTTTAGTCTGAGTGTTCCTCTCTTTAATCGCTTCGCTACCCGTAACCGTGTACGTACGGCACGATTACAGCAAGAGAACTACTCCTTGCAATTGGACAACACCAAGAAAGTGCTTTATAAGGAAATTCAGCAAGCCTGGTACACTGCACTGGCTTCCGAAAGCAAGTATACCAGTAGTAGTACGGCAGCCAATGCCAGTATGGAATCTTTCAAGCTGATGAGTGAGAAGTATGATAATGGCAAAGCTAATGCCGTAGAGTATAACGAAGCGAAACAGAATTTGATGAAAGCCCAGTCTGATGAGCTGCAGGCCAAATATGAATATCTGTTCCGTACAAAGATATTGGACTTCTATAAAGGAATACCGATTGAATAA